GTTATCTGTGAAATTATGAAAGATGATGGCACGATGGCAAGGCTGCCAGATTTAATTGAATTTGCAAAAATTCATAATCTAAATATCGCAACTATTGCTGATTTAATTGAGTATCGCAGGAAAAAAGAAAAGCTCGTTGAAAAATCTTTTGAGTCAGAAATTGAGATTGATAATTTCGGAAAATTCAACCTACATCTATTCAAAAGTGTGATTGAATATGGGGAGCATCTTGCACTTGTAAAAGGTGATATTTCAGGTGGTTTGCCAATTCTAACTAGAATGCATAAGCTTGATGTTTTATCTGATATTTTGAAGCTTAAAAATTCTAATAAGAAAGATATTCTTTATAAATCACTTGATTTAATTAACAAAAATGGCAGTGGCGTTTTGGTTATTTTGCGATCTCCTGATAAGCAGAGCCTTTCAAAATCGCTGGAAAATTTGCTCACGCCAAAAAATGCAAAAAATTCTTCTCAACCCTCAAATCAACTTAGAGATTACGGCATTGGCGCTCAAATTCTGCTAGATTTAGGCGTTAGAAAACTAAAAATAATAACCTCAGGCACAAGCATCACGCCCGTTGCAATGGAAGGATATGATTTAGAAATAGTTGAAGAAATAAGGATTTAATATTAATTAGTGTTAAAAATGTAACAACTAATCACTTCCTTGTTACAAATTTAATACTATAATAAAATTAAATAATTTTATTCTTGAATTAGGGTGCAAAGGTTGCAATATTACAACGAGGGATTTTTGCAACATTTTTAACTTTAGGTTGAATAAAAGCTCGGATATTTTGTTTAAAAATATGTTTAATAAATATTGTAAGTGAAGTTAAAACTTAAGAAAAAAACATAAATATTTTTTCTTACTATCGATTCAATTTATCTGCATTTTTGCAGATAATTTACTATAAGGCACTGATTTACTTAAGAATATTTTACTTACAAAATATCTGCATTTTTGCAGAAGTGATAATTAAAAAGCTGTTGCAATAATACAAATGATTGATATATTTTTTACTAAAAATTAACTAATGGGTGGGTTTATGGCTAAAAATAAAGTAGTTATCGTTGATGATGAAAAAGACATATTAGAGTTAATCTCTGATATAGTGGAAGATGCTAATTACCAGCCTTTTAAGGCGAAAAACTCGCAAGATGCCTTTAATGTAATTTCTGAGCAACAACCAGAGGCTGTAATTCTAGATATTTGGCTTAAGGATAGTGAGCTTGATGGGCTTGGAATCCTTGAATTACTTAAGAAAAAATACCCTGAAATCCCAGTTATTATGATTAGTGGTCATGGCAATATTGAAACTGCGTTGCGTTCACTCAAACTTGGGGCTTATGACTATATTGAAAAGCCTTTCAAGCAAGATAAACTAATCCATACGCTTAATAAGGCGGTTGAATCTTCTCGGCTAATTAAGGAAAACCGCGAACTTAACGATAAAACTCAGCAGATTGATTTCCTCTATGGTGAATCTAATGCAATCAAAACTCTTAGGGCTGAAATTGATAGAATCTCTAAAACTGAAAGCCGAGTTTTTATCAAGGGTGATATTGGAGTTGGTAAGGAATTCGTAGCGGAAAGGCTACATATTGAGTCAAGAAGGGCGAATAACCCTTATGTTCGCTTTGATGTCTATAATTATGACCCTGAAGAATTGGAAGATGTTTTGTTCGGCACGGAAGATAAAGGCGGTTTTAATTCTCCGGCTAGAAAGGTTGGTTTGCTTGAAGTTGCCAATGGTGGCACGCTTTATATAAGTGAAGTTTCTGACTTGCCAAAAAACCTTCAAAACAAGCTCGTGAAATACCTCACAGATGGCAAATTTACTAGAAATGGTGGCACTAAATTAATTGATTCAAATGTTAGAATTATCGCTTCTACAAACACTGATTTAGCTAAGAAAATCCAAGAAGGTGAATTCAGAAGTGATTTATATAGCAGGCTTAATGTGGTTGAGCTTACAATCCCTTCGCTTGCGGAAAGGCGTGATGATGTTCCGATGTTGACGGAATATTTCAAAAACTATTTTTCAGCAAAATATAATCTTCCAAGAAGAAGATTTACCAATGAGGCTTTTATCTCTCTGCAATCTTATGAATGGCCAGGAAATACTCGTCAATTAATGAATGTTGTTGAATGGCTTTTGATTATGAACCCAGGTGAATCAACTGATAATATTAAATCCTCAATGCTTCCAAAAGAAATTGTTGCTGGCTCTGCTGGGGATTTCCTAGAGAATGGCAATAAAGAGCTTATGAGCTTAAAACTAAGGGATGCTCGCCAATTATTTGAAAGGCAGTATTTACTCGCTCAAATCAACAGATTCGGCGGTAATATTTCAAGAACCGCCTCTTTTGTGGGTATGGAGCGTTCAGCCTTGCACCGCAAGTTGAAATCACTAGAGCTTGGTAAAACTCCTGGTTTCAAAGACGTAGCTTAGATTTTTTTGATATTTCTTAGGCTTTTTAACGCTTCTTTAACCTATAAATGTTAGAATACAAGGGTAACAAATTTTTTTAACCTTGTTCTCTTTTTTTAGAAATAAGCAACCCAATGGCATACCTGTAGATATAGATGTTTTTCAACAAGCATTACTCAAGGCTGGAATTAATGTTGATAATGAATTTGTAATGGTTTTGTATAAAAACCTTGATAGCTTTTTCAAAAATCGAAGTGATGATGAATATATAATGAGAAAATTTAATTATGAATTATTCAAGCATTTCAATAATAACCCCAATGCAATAAAAAAATATTTTATCTATTTTGCAAAGCCAAATGAAGATTATGATGCAATAACAATAAAGCCTTCCGAGATTCATTTTAGCTGGAGTCAGAACCTTGCCCATCAAGATAAAAAAGCTATAAATAAAATCATAAATGGTTTTCATTATGATGCATTTTCTAATAAAGAGATGGATTTTTCAAATTTTGAAAATGAATTCAAAAATAGACTTCTTGAATATTATCTTGATGAATATGAAAATAGGCCTTTGAGGTTTTTACCTGAGAAAAAAAGTCTTATTTTACCAGTGTTTCTAAAGCCAGTTGCAGTTGATTATTCAATAGGCCCTGATAACCATATTGAAATAAAACTAATCTGCGAAAGAGAAACAGAACTCTCAGATAAACAAAAAGAAATCTACAAAAATTATATTTTGCAACCAAATTTGGTTTACACTAAAGATCTAATGAAAGCGCCAATAAGTGAGGTAAGACCTAAAGCTATTCTAACTGGAATTAATCTAAGACCTTGTGTAAAAACAGAACCTCAAAATAGTAAGTGATTATTAAACATAGATTTAAGCTCCTTAACCACAAATTGTCACCCCGCATTTATTGCGGGGTTAACGGTTGAAAGAGTTTTTAGCTCTAAGTTTTGAGCTTGTTTTATGGTTAACCCCGCAATAAATGCGGGGTGACAATTATTTGGAATCTAATAATAACTATGAATATGAACACTCCATCAGAATACTATAAGTTCCTAGACGCATCAATAATTGCTTGCTTGGTAATACCGAAATATTCATAGAGTTTTTCTGCAGGGGCTGATGCACCGAAGGAATTCATACCGATGAAAATTCCTTTTCTGCCGATATATCTCTCCCAACCGAGTTTTGAAGCAGCTTCAACAGCGATAATTTTTGCAGAGCTACCTTCACCTAAAATATAATTTTTATATTCCTCACTTTGATTTTCAAACAATTCCCAAGAAACAAAAGAAACAACTCTCACTTTCTTGCCCTTAGCAATTAAATCTTTTGCTGCATCAACTGATAAGCCAACTTCTGAGCCAGTTG
This genomic interval from Rickettsiales bacterium contains the following:
- a CDS encoding 3,4-dihydroxy-2-butanone-4-phosphate synthase, which gives rise to VICEIMKDDGTMARLPDLIEFAKIHNLNIATIADLIEYRRKKEKLVEKSFESEIEIDNFGKFNLHLFKSVIEYGEHLALVKGDISGGLPILTRMHKLDVLSDILKLKNSNKKDILYKSLDLINKNGSGVLVILRSPDKQSLSKSLENLLTPKNAKNSSQPSNQLRDYGIGAQILLDLGVRKLKIITSGTSITPVAMEGYDLEIVEEIRI
- a CDS encoding sigma-54 dependent transcriptional regulator — protein: MAKNKVVIVDDEKDILELISDIVEDANYQPFKAKNSQDAFNVISEQQPEAVILDIWLKDSELDGLGILELLKKKYPEIPVIMISGHGNIETALRSLKLGAYDYIEKPFKQDKLIHTLNKAVESSRLIKENRELNDKTQQIDFLYGESNAIKTLRAEIDRISKTESRVFIKGDIGVGKEFVAERLHIESRRANNPYVRFDVYNYDPEELEDVLFGTEDKGGFNSPARKVGLLEVANGGTLYISEVSDLPKNLQNKLVKYLTDGKFTRNGGTKLIDSNVRIIASTNTDLAKKIQEGEFRSDLYSRLNVVELTIPSLAERRDDVPMLTEYFKNYFSAKYNLPRRRFTNEAFISLQSYEWPGNTRQLMNVVEWLLIMNPGESTDNIKSSMLPKEIVAGSAGDFLENGNKELMSLKLRDARQLFERQYLLAQINRFGGNISRTASFVGMERSALHRKLKSLELGKTPGFKDVA